One part of the Candidatus Binataceae bacterium genome encodes these proteins:
- a CDS encoding carboxyl transferase domain-containing protein, producing MERIESRISPSSAEFRANQEVIEAQVRRLRAEMERIRLGGPEQARKRHAERGKLLVRDRVRKLLDQGSPFLELSALAAYSMYEDDTPAASIVTGIGRVYGREVVVVANDATVKGGTYYPMTVKKHLRAQEIASENRLPCIYLVDSGGAFLPLQAEVFPDREHFGRIFYNQARMSAMGIAQVAVVMGSCTAGGAYVPAMCDENVIVRNQGTIFLAGPPLVRAATGEEVSAEDLGGGDVHTRLSGVSDHLADDDEDALRIARAIIENLGRRSVQDALQQDAPEDPYYDPAELYGVIPSDTRRPYEVREVIARIVDGSRMHEFKPRYGTTLVTGFARLYGYPVGIVANNGVLFSESALKASHFIELCCARRIPLVFLQNITGFIVGKRYEQGGIAKDGAKMVNAVANAQVPKFTVIIGASNGAGNYGMCGRAYGPRLLFMWPNSRISVMGGEQAANTLLTVKLDQLKREGGSMTEPEQRAFTRPTLEKYELESSCYYSSARLWDDGVLDPVETRNALALGIAASLNAPIPTAARFGVFRM from the coding sequence ATGGAACGCATCGAGTCGCGCATCAGCCCGAGTTCCGCGGAATTCCGTGCCAATCAAGAAGTGATCGAGGCGCAGGTCAGAAGACTGCGCGCCGAAATGGAGCGCATTCGTCTGGGAGGTCCGGAGCAGGCGCGCAAACGTCACGCCGAGCGCGGCAAGCTGCTGGTGCGCGATCGGGTGCGCAAGCTTCTCGACCAGGGCAGTCCGTTCCTCGAACTTTCCGCCCTCGCCGCCTACAGCATGTACGAAGATGACACACCGGCCGCCAGCATCGTCACTGGCATCGGGCGGGTTTATGGCCGCGAAGTGGTGGTGGTTGCCAATGACGCGACCGTCAAGGGCGGTACCTATTACCCGATGACGGTGAAGAAGCATCTGCGTGCCCAGGAGATCGCGAGCGAAAACCGGTTGCCGTGCATCTATCTGGTCGATTCGGGTGGCGCCTTCCTACCCCTGCAGGCCGAAGTCTTTCCGGATCGCGAGCACTTCGGGCGCATCTTTTATAACCAGGCGCGTATGTCCGCGATGGGAATCGCGCAAGTGGCAGTGGTCATGGGATCGTGTACCGCGGGCGGTGCCTACGTCCCGGCGATGTGCGACGAAAACGTGATCGTGCGTAATCAGGGCACGATTTTCCTGGCCGGCCCCCCGCTGGTTCGCGCCGCGACCGGGGAGGAAGTGAGCGCCGAAGACCTCGGCGGCGGCGATGTACACACGCGCCTGTCCGGCGTCAGTGACCACCTCGCGGACGACGATGAAGATGCGCTGCGGATCGCACGCGCGATCATCGAAAACCTGGGTCGGCGTAGCGTCCAGGACGCGTTGCAGCAGGACGCTCCCGAAGATCCCTACTACGATCCGGCCGAACTCTACGGAGTGATCCCCTCGGACACGCGCAGGCCGTATGAGGTTCGCGAAGTCATCGCACGCATCGTCGACGGTAGCCGGATGCACGAGTTCAAACCGCGCTACGGGACAACGCTGGTGACGGGATTTGCGCGGCTTTACGGCTACCCGGTAGGAATCGTCGCCAACAACGGAGTGCTCTTCAGCGAATCCGCGCTCAAGGCCTCGCATTTCATCGAATTGTGCTGCGCGCGCCGTATCCCGCTCGTGTTCCTGCAAAACATCACCGGCTTCATCGTCGGCAAACGCTACGAGCAGGGCGGTATCGCGAAAGACGGAGCGAAGATGGTCAACGCGGTCGCCAACGCGCAGGTGCCCAAGTTCACCGTGATCATCGGCGCGTCGAACGGCGCCGGCAATTACGGGATGTGCGGCCGCGCATACGGCCCGCGGCTGCTGTTCATGTGGCCCAATTCGCGCATCTCGGTAATGGGCGGAGAGCAGGCCGCCAACACCCTGCTCACCGTCAAGCTCGACCAGTTGAAGCGCGAGGGCGGCTCGATGACCGAACCGGAACAGCGTGCGTTCACACGCCCCACGCTGGAGAAATACGAACTCGAGTCGAGCTGCTACTATTCGAGCGCCCGCCTATGGGACGACGGGGTGCTCGATCCGGTCGAAACCCGCAACGCGCTGGCGCTCGGCATTGCCGCCTCGCTGAATGCGCCGATTCCCACGGCGGCGCGGTTCGGCGTGTTCCGCATGTAG